tttaaggacctatttaagagtattgaattaagttttatgaagataataagagagcaaattagtttttaaagaaagatatttataaaacaggatttttaaaggctcagatgactgaagtaaaggtttcagatgactgaactttaagttcagacgtctgaagattaagtgcaaaCGACTGAAGAATTAATAGAACAAGACAAAAAGTTGCaatagcagttcagacgtctgaacttgtgATTTTAGATGTCTGAACCcaaacttcagacgtctaaacccaGACTTCGGACATTTGACCCTGTATTTAGTTTTGTTTTAAAGGGGATTCGGGAACTTCAAACGTCTGACCTTGAATCCTcaaacgtctgaacactgttcaacgggcaaaaattttaaaactcttatttttaaattataatcgtttgaaccccaaattttctaacaacttgggaaactctttaaaaaaactcttgcaacaaggaaacctacttggaagcctataaatacatggttcttgtgaatcaaaaattatcccaagcattgaaattctctcaaagctctcttgctctaaAAATCCcttttgatcaatctcttgcaaagttgaaagtattgttgttctgatatatatattttttttgcatcaaatcttgaagaaatactgatttctcatctggagaaaaggattttggtgaattctatgaaaagcttcaaaagtttatttcattcttgatattttatcttttgaagtacatagttttgatttgtactaatctgctctttgtgtgagcttctcttgtacaccagattttgatatttctatTGTAGATTTTGGGCGATTCCAGGCTATTGGaatgttgaccaaacaagggcatattgtttggagaaggcaagctctagcctcgatcaaaggagtggttgtaaacaagCGTTGTTCCACGTGGTAACAGAGCTattatagtggaacccttcggtgttttgccaagggcgagaacgtaagctgtgttgaagccaaacctcgtaaaatatcttgtgtctttctctcaattttacatactatacttgctgtgttgtatgatttaaaagtgcaggtcaCAGGTTctaaagagaaagaaacaaaaactcttggtatttagaaagtacgtttcgattaaccgtttgcggaaacccaaaagggagtacgttggttaatctgcagaaatcttaatcaagataagtgcatactaaaagtttattcaaagaaggtgataaacattcatagggaaatcaacaaaagcaaaattATTCTTGATTGAATGGTTGAAttattttagctttattgattgtcttgttcatttaaattacaagtattctaaagtgtgattattagttatttgttgtgctttctttagtgtcttaagaaaaagattaaaaattatcaaaattaaaaagattccaattcaccccgccctcttggaaagctattcctaatttcacgaTCTACGCTTCTCAATAACAGTCGAGATTGAGCCACGTCAACGATCCACGCCTTTTTCCACTGCTCTGTTTGATGGCCTACATGTGGCACACTATCCTTCAAGCATTTAGGGTGCAATGTGGCCTTATCCCAGCCATTCAAATGGTGCTTCTTCAAGACGGCTGCAGTCGTGACACGTCGACAATCCGGAGTGCCTTGTACTGTCCACCCGGCAACCAGCACTTGGCCCGATTTTGTCAATCTGGACTGATTCCTCATAAATCGACAGACCCTTTGAACCAGTTTTTGAATCGGATCCATGTATTTTCTTACTAATATTTTGTATTACGTTATTTATTTGcttaaaaatttaggaaaaatatgaaaaaaaatcacaaaaaattcagaaaaatcagaaaaaaattgtttttgaggtCAGAAAATTGTTTTTACACACTTTTCACatagaaaaatagaaaagatTCCAAAAATCTCccaataaaatttgaaaaatattatttaatatctagaaaaattctataaattttttAAGTAAATCTGGGagttattttcatgaaatattttctcgattttctatccctatgatttcaagaAAGGGATACGACCTTGTTAAGCTTCACATGCCCTAATTCTAAGGGATGTATTATTATAGGTACTATGTTACAAATGTGAACACTTGTGTGTGATTTAGTAGtgtttttgtaatatttttttaaaaaggaatagAATAAAAGGCTATTACATTTTTTTTGGGGATAATCTTCAACTAATTAGATATTGTTCGTAGAATAGgtatagggggtgctagtaccttcccctcacataaccaaaCTCTCGATCCCGATCATGGTAATGCaaactgattctacccttaatggggtggtaatcatgtgttctaaccacactttaaaaggttagtggcgactccaatgtccatttttcaagaaaataaacatacttatcatttttatttcgccCACCCTAGGGCACATTCGCTCCTGGGACGTCGTGACAATATTTAttagggttgaatctttgaaacttttatcatatacatctcattcaaagagtgcaaaaattatttttgaaaaaatattcccttactctactgagcttatgTCATATCATTAGAGTACATATTAATTAGAGTTTCAACGTGTACATCCCTGTttattttttagaagcatttatttgtacaaatatttGACAtctttgtattctaggcgtgacctgaagaggaatacaccatcctgtaaggtaTACCGGTTTGGCTCTAACCCTGTTAGGTAAGCTAGGAAATACACCATCCTGTAAAGTATGTATGGTTTAGTTCTGTCCGAAAAGTGAACTGAGGTgactccacctcgtaaggagaattggttgtggctcagccctataattgagttggggagactccgccccataaggaggaactagtttggctcagcctggtcATTAAGCTAAGGTgactctgcctcgtaaggagaactagttgtggtttagccttgtaattgagctagggagactccatCCCATAAGGAGAAGTGTAAACAGCTTCTGCTCTGCCCGTTTAAGTAagcaggttagtggaatccttgggggtttgcctaaggcggggacgtaggcaggattggccgaacctcgataacaattcTTGTGTGTGTGTctttctctatctcatttatttttcgcacttcaAATTTGGCACATGTGTGCTTGCTCtcttattgttataattattttgcatacacatgtttaatttaaatgagatatgtttcacgTGTATATTTGCGTTCAGCAGCTAATCATTTCACATACACGCTCTAAatcttaaatgggatatgatgtggtgTTTGTATGCAACCATTTAATTTATTGAGAATGccatatttgttttaaatgttTGCATACTTGATTATTTGGGGGATttgagattgcttagaaagactctaggttgtgtaatacctATGGTTTAAAACTCAACatatttaacctaggaagaatttttaaaactcaattcacccctttcttggGTAACGAAGTGAGGTCGTGGGTTTGAGCGCCCCAGGGTAGCTGCTGGGgggagggggagattgttggctttatggggtCCAGCAATCAACCCTATCCGAAATAGGGCAAGGGCCCAAGGATCGCATTGGCTTGGTGGGCCAAGCCCGCAGCACCCCTACTTGGAACTGGTGCAGCCCCTCATCACCACCTGATGCTTAGTGCAGGGTTCTGTGCTATCGTTTAAAGGTATTGGTTGCGCCCCTTCTAGCACAAATCGGTTTTAGAAGAATCGATAGCGCCGATCCTGATAGTTATAAGATCTCCTTACATCTCTTAGACTAGCGAAATCATACCTACACTAATTATGAGATATCCTTACCAATGATGCTAACCTTTATCAAGAAAACCCTTCAACACCTAAGATCTTCAAGACACCTGATAGTTTCTCCTCCTTAGGGTTTCTTCATTCTCATTGTGTGTTTTCTCTCCAAGATCAAATAGGTTAACTTGTGAATCCAATAGGTTAATCGTCTCTTCAATATCCTTAGGCCTCCAAGAACTTGTTTTATAAAACAAGGTTTTGCCCTAATGAGCCCTCTTCAAGAATTACCCCTTAAGGTGCAAGGAATTCTTTCCTCGTCCAAAAACGTGTGTTTGGTCACTCTTTTCCTCTCATATTTTCTCAACAAAAAAAGTATATCTAGACCAAAACTACCATTCTTTTCTAATGAAAAGAGTATATAGAAGTTcgaaaatatgaaattaaaactTGAAATAACATTGAATCAGAATTGTACTTGCTAAAGCCTAAGAAGATACCGGGGGGTCTATTTTATTGCTCTCAATTTAATTTTTGTCCATTATTTGCTCCATTAATCCAAATATTGCCCTTGAATTTGATTTTAAGGACCTAAAAAAGCATTCCAACTACCTAGGATTTAGAAATTAAGGTACAAAGttagtccaaaaaaaaaaaaaaggtgtcaATATTAGCCCCTTTTTGTTAATCTCTTTTACTAGAAGAGTGCAGCAAAGCTAAATGCACTAATTTTTGTTCAAGGACTAACTCTAGATGATAAAATGAGCACCACGTCATAACAAAAAAGGATTTCTAGATATATGACAAGAGAAAGAAGTAGTGGGCATGCTTCtacacaaaaataaaaagaaaagaatggTCATGTTTCCAATTATCATCTCAATGTTATGAAAAGCAAAAAGTGTGTGATAGTGTGTCCATCTAACAtttacacaatttttttttttttttgaaaatgtatatataaaagaTGTAGTGGCACATGTCCATTACCATCTTTACAtgtgaaaagaaaaaagaaaaaaagctcTGATAGTATGTCAAGCTTCCATATCAATTGCTACTTTTTGTGTATGGAAAGAAAACGATGTTACGACTCTATTCAACTATCATCTATACAAAAAGTAAAAAAGATGACATATAGTCATGTGTCAAGTCGTCATCTTTGCATATGAAATAAAAACACTACGGGGTATCCGTTTATCCCTTTAGTGAACTTATTCGAGTCCATCCCACGATTccgaaaaaaaaatcaaattttctaGTTGCGCCAACATTTGACAACTACAATCTTGAAGATTCCAATCTTCTATTTACATTAATTCCATTCTTTTTGAGAActaatttttgaatttcttttgcaTCCACCCCTTCTTATTCTCCAAATCTATTTTGTATTGGTGATGCAAATTAAATTTAGTGAATTTTGCTCAAGTCAAACATTCTCTTCTTATTTTTCTCATaaattttatcatttattattttatccaGCCTCACCAGAGTATCTTCTTGTCAAGGATTATTATTTTTGTGTAGACACGCGATTATTAactaacatataatatgtttgcTTAGTTGAGAACTACCCCATTCCTACTGTCAAATAAAGTTAATTTTATCTCATCGAAGATACTCTTCTAAGTGTCATTTTTGTAAGAGACTCTTCTAAGTGTCATTGGCATGATTGCCTTCATTTTGAGGCcacaattatttttcatttttttttttatttaaaaatacctGAGCTACTCTAAAATAAAAATAGCACTTTCTCTGTCATTCCCAGTGAAagcaaaaacatgaaaattacGGAGCATTTTTGCCCAATCTTCCCTACTTCAACTTcccaaaagaaaagcaaaaactGTGAAACACGGCTTTCCCCGACTACAAAACTACTTTTTCTACACTGAAAAACAGAAATCCAAAGAATCGAATGAGAAATTCGGGTCCAACTCCACCGGTTCAAGAGGGAAATCCAATTCCACAACCGGAGAATTGGTGACCGAAGTCGGAGCAGAAATGATCTCTGTGAGATCGGAATCCGAACCCTGCAAATTGTAATCCATCCCAAAGCTGTTCACCAAAGGATAGTTGAATTCCGGCGTACTGCCCGGAGATATGAATGCGGAAGGGAAAATACAATCCTCCTCGTTTTGCAAACCAGTCAATGCAGATGGGAATTCGGAGAATGGCGGAAGTACTTGCTCCCCAGGCTCCAGCTCTTGGTCAGCTTTAAATTTAAGCCCTGTTTCTAAGTTGAGAAGAATTTCTCTTGATTGGTCTGGCGCCTTTTCTTCCTGGTGAATAAAGTTATGGTGGGTTTGTTTGGGGAATTGCTTTTCCACTGATTGGGTGCAAGTGTGTCTTCCTTTGTAGGATATCTCAAATACTGAGGGGTCTTCGTCTAGTCTCTGAACTTGCTTTGTGGCCAAACAGCCTCGTGCATGTCGATGACTGCATCTAAAATAGCCCCTGCAATTGCAATAACACTTGTTAGCAAAAATTGGAACTATATAGAATTCATTTCCACATACCACATGGCCCATATGCACGCATAACGTGCATCTTCCCACCTACACCCCCCATTCATTTACATGCCTACTTTTCAAAAATTATACTAAATGGGCATGAGGGACATTGGCTACACCACATCACATGAGAATTTAAAGCAATCGTTTtagcacccaaaaaaaaaaaaagtgtatttgGTGAAAGAAAAGTAGGTCCATAAGAACATGTGTTTGCTGAAAGATTTGGTAGGTTAACAAATAgattatatttttgttgattctACATTAGCCTGGTTGTGAACGTTTGATACTGACATGAATACCATCCActaaaaaaaaagacaaaagaaattaaaaaaaaaaaaaaactcagctTCAACACTAGCTAcactaaaaaaagaaaagaaaaaaaaaagaaaaaattaatcagAAATGCTAATTTTTAAGGGTTCGTATTGTCGGGGTTCTAAAAGAATAGATCCGGGGACCAGTGTGAATTTTAACTTCCAACCTCAAACTAGGGTACGCTTTTGAAACTCAATGTGAAAGCGGCAGCAAGATCATACGAATTCAAAGCAGCTCAGCAAGTAAATTCTAGCGGTCATATTTTCTCAGCAATCAATCAAGTCTCTCCAAGCTGAGTACATGGCCACATGGGGGCATTTAGTTGCCTGTGTCCTCTGGATAAGTTCCAGTTTCGCTTTTTAAAGTCTTTTGTCCTATTTAGAAAGAGTGAGAGACTATGCTTTGCTGGCCCCATGTGGAAATGATGTGCGTCTCAGTTTCCACCTGCATTTTTCTtttgcattaaaatttttaatgtagATAGTTCATCCTATGACAACATTGCAATCTACTTCTCATGCATGCTTATTCCGTTTCAGAAAATATCTACCAACAAATAAGAACAATGCATTTTAAAACATGTTCACCGAAGATGGAAGCAATTCAAATACAAAACatggaaacaaaaataacaaAAGCCATAAGGTGCATGCAACATCTACTCAGTTCTTCTAGAGCAAACAAAAGGTATGGGAATATGCCACCAGAAGACAAAACCGAAAAGCCAAAAATCGAAAACAAGAACACAGATTTTTTGCGTGAAATTGTGGTGCAACGGGCGTTCTGTACaaatagttttttgttttttttttttttcaattatccAAAAGCTCATAAATGTTAAGCCAAGAAACAGAAAATATCAACCCCACCCTCACCTTGGGAACTTAGCTCCAAGGATATCCTTCTGCCCATATTTTCTCCAGCTATGGCCATCATCAAGAGGCCCTTCCGAACCTGTCCCACTGCAGAGACGTACTCGTCGGGTCCATTGCTGCGCTGTCTTTCTGCAACACATATGTAAAGCAAATTAAAGAAGCTGACCACTAAACAAAAAGTACTTGATCAAAATTCATAATTGATTGATCAGTCAGAAAGTTAACCATAAAGATTAATTTTTGGTACGTGTTAGACCTGAAATTAAATTTTACCTCCTCTTGGAGACATAACTGTTGGGTTGATCCTTGAAATCGCGATCGGAAATCTCGCTCCTCGGACTACTACCGGCAAGGGACGGTGGGGTGTTGGGCGGAGACTCAAACTCCACGCCGGCAAGATCACCACTGCATTGTAGCATTTTGAGTGCTTTGTCGTAGGAAGAAAGTATCCTTTCAACTAACAGTTGGCGGACTTTTGGCGACGATGCAGGATGGAGATGGTTTCCTAGCTCCTTCGCCAGCTCCATCCCTTGGTTCAGCTCATTGATGAGAGTACTCTGCTCCGGCTCCTTCCACTTCTCCATCTAGAAATGAATTACAAGACCCAGCgacaagaaaaaggaaaatactAATAACAGCAAGCAAGCTAAGGGATCGAATTGTTTCGGGAAAACTAGCTCGCTAGAAGTAGCTGGCAAAGACTAAATTGAGGGCTCAATTGATCGAACGGTAGGAAGCTTAGATCAAGACTACAAATAACCATGCAAGAGGGATATACGCATCCACCAAAAAAGCAGAAACATGAAGAATCACTTGAGGGCTGAAAATTGAAATGAAAGAAGCCAGCTGAACTTAAATTAAAACCCAAAAGAGCTAGTGACAGGATTGACTACATAGAATTCCAAGTATTGAACTTAGTTTCCTGCAGGAGGAAGAGAGGGTGAGTGGGATGAAATTTGAGGAAGGGGAATTTAAAGAGGAGAATTGGTAATAGGCTGTATGGAAGGACAAGCCACATTTCCAACACAGAAGAAGTTGGGAGGAAAAGGGATAACGATGTATCAGTGAAAAGTGAGGCTGGATCTTTTGAGTAGAGACACAGAAAAATCAGAGGACAAAGAAAATCAAAGCATCTTGTTTTTCCACGGGGGCCAAGTATCTGGTCCAATCATCATTAATTTCCTTGTAAGCGGCGAGAATGGGAGAAGCAGGGGAAAGGTCCAATTAGGAATTGCTGACTGCTTCAATCCTCCATGCACGGGGTTGGGTCGTCTGACCCACCTCCCCCATTATTTGCATGTATCATTGAAGTGCGAGGAAGGAACAATTCTAGAGGTTATTGAAAAGTCAGAGAGAGAAAGGGCAATAGATGAGAAGAGACCGTGAATCTTCGAGCCTTCTTCCGCATTCAAGAATAAAAATAGGCCCGAAGCAAGTAGAGTTGACACTTGACGCACGCGGGAATATGGCGTCATGGTCGCCCCTCCCATACGCTCATGCTCCAAGACTTCACAATATTCACACTGGTCATTATCTTATCCAATATGCACAAGGATTATCTCCTAAATTAACAGGCGGTGCAGAGTGTGTTTACCCTTCTTCGCGTGTTTTAGGGGACAtcataatatagtttaaatttaaaGATTTTTATGTTCAACGTTTCAACTTTGAATCAAAGAAACGAGCCATTGAATCATGATCACCAAGTAATATGCATCTAAAATACTAATCCTAATCTTTATATTAATATAATTGGAAAAGCTATCATTTCgttaaatttttcttttaattctattGTTACCACATTATAATGCAGGCAACCGATTAGATCATATAGATATCTCTTCTTAGTCTAATAATGAGAGGATTGTGAAGAGATATGAAATTGGAGATGcactatttcatattgtaaagcACAACATTTATGTGAGCTGAGAAATTATTATATACATTACCAAACTTAACTTGATTTCACCATGCACGtgtatttaataatttttttttttttaaaaaattatcatgTTTTGCACATATATTCAAATGTGTCATTACGACTAATTTACAGCCAGTGACGACCATATCACCATTAATATGTTGATGTAATGTTTATAATTAATTTTGGATGACTCATGAAACACATATAATATACATATGTGCATAGGGCACAATTCTCTAGAGCTTCGCCAAAGAATAATCATTAACAAATTTTCTATTATATTGAATGCAAGGTTTCtacatttgaaattttaaattctcaCTAAAGACAGTTTGGACCATGGATTCGGCTATCTTCATGGTATAACTCAAGTTCATCATAGTTTCTAATAGATTTTGACAAAAGTTCCCCCTAATTATTGTTGTGgttgtaatttaattatttaatttctaattaGAAAGGTTAGCTAAAATTGTTCATGTACACACTGCAGATTTGGAATGAGACAAGAGGCCTTTGAAAAGATAATTTTACCCTCCTTAAAGCATATTGTAAACAAATCTAATATTTGATTTTGAAAAGTGTCTCTTAGTGCACCTCTACTTTACTTTCTTTTATTTGCTTTTATAAGTTAGTAAAAAAATCTTGAAGAAAACTTccattcatttaaaaaatatgtataattataAATGTATATTCTAGGTCTTATATAACTATATCTAGTCAAAAAGCGCCCATCATAATTTCTCCTTTTTAATATGCCAATAATTCAATGGTGGCTTACTTGTTCTATTTAGTCAATGTAGATTGATAACAATACTTTGATTAAATTGTAACTACTAGAAGAGTCAAATGAGacttattattattgaaaaataaatttttttatgtttttgtaataatttataaGGGTAAAGCTATCTTTTCAATTGCATTTTTACATTATGTCAGATATGCGATGTGTGTGCATGCGAattatttccatcattttttaaaaaaaatttggaaaaatattactCTAGTAATAAGAAATAAGGTAGAATATCAGcaagacctagggggaggacgctgatccgtaagtttggtaccACACCAGagggtccgaagggcttgttggtagCTGGAGTTCCTATAcaatccaaaaagaaaaaaagaaaaaggaaataaggtAGAACATTACTCAAATGCTCAAAATAAGAATGC
This region of Malania oleifera isolate guangnan ecotype guangnan chromosome 10, ASM2987363v1, whole genome shotgun sequence genomic DNA includes:
- the LOC131165330 gene encoding probable WRKY transcription factor 41, which encodes MEKWKEPEQSTLINELNQGMELAKELGNHLHPASSPKVRQLLVERILSSYDKALKMLQCSGDLAGVEFESPPNTPPSLAGSSPRSEISDRDFKDQPNSYVSKRRKTAQQWTRRVRLCSGTGSEGPLDDGHSWRKYGQKDILGAKFPRGYFRCSHRHARGCLATKQVQRLDEDPSVFEISYKGRHTCTQSVEKQFPKQTHHNFIHQEEKAPDQSREILLNLETGLKFKADQELEPGEQVLPPFSEFPSALTGLQNEEDCIFPSAFISPGSTPEFNYPLVNSFGMDYNLQGSDSDLTEIISAPTSVTNSPVVELDFPLEPVELDPNFSFDSLDFCFSV